From a single Candidatus Izimaplasma bacterium HR1 genomic region:
- the ispF gene encoding 2-C-methyl-D-erythritol 2,4-cyclodiphosphate synthase has translation MIRIGHSTDIHRLEEGNKLIIGGVRVPHYKGSVGHSDGDCLLHTVCESLIGALSLGDLGKLFPDTSEEFKGIDSSLLVRKVMIEVKRRGYRIVNIDSTVFLQTPKLANYIEEMRRNIALLLDIDIEFVSVKATTSERVGMVGREEAIQTESVVLVTND, from the coding sequence ATGATAAGAATTGGACATAGTACAGATATTCATAGATTAGAAGAGGGAAACAAGTTAATTATAGGTGGAGTACGAGTGCCCCACTATAAAGGTAGTGTTGGACATAGCGATGGTGATTGCTTACTACACACTGTTTGTGAATCGCTTATTGGAGCTCTTTCCCTAGGAGATTTAGGGAAGTTATTCCCAGATACTTCTGAGGAATTCAAAGGTATTGATTCTAGTTTATTAGTAAGGAAAGTAATGATTGAAGTGAAAAGAAGAGGTTACCGTATCGTAAATATCGATTCTACAGTATTCTTACAAACGCCTAAATTAGCCAATTATATTGAAGAAATGAGAAGGAATATAGCTTTATTGCTAGATATTGACATTGAATTTGTTAGTGTAAAGGCTACTACAAGCGAAAGAGTAGGGATGGTAGGAAGAGAAGAAGCAATACAAACTGAAAGTGTTGTTTTAGTAACAAATGACTAA
- a CDS encoding putative 3-hydroxyphenylpropionic transporter MhpT codes for MRQRKNYLLTISLMYGFLFSLGNPALPKYTASLGIHESMVGFYLASTGLGLLVFATLWGALGDIKDRNKVLALIFAGFGVGQLLFGLFESDYALLGASLFSGVFFAGVLVNVYSYINDSFKEEQERNKMLSYTVSMYLLGGAIAYIIGGIITDLISPNYNIVFIIQAMLLLIFAGYIYFSKPDLVDTDHHITRRHFWVNIKQVFKLPWVPIYTITLTFFISFSHNNVRRWLDYYVIDEGFSATTLGIVVFVAGIVSLISNVYIAPFFLKRMHNFRFLQIQFIFAPIFLFFAFTTKDLMLGLFTYYMGYTLILAVYEPTAISFMSDNKAVSQGVLVGVRQSIVGLGTTIGFIVGGILYEVEHLYVYYLAVGFYIIVFIGFSVLIMIKYKEVKEYRQNYVKEAKND; via the coding sequence ATGAGACAAAGGAAAAATTATTTACTTACAATTTCATTGATGTATGGTTTTCTATTTAGTCTAGGTAACCCAGCTCTTCCTAAATATACTGCAAGTTTAGGAATTCATGAAAGTATGGTGGGTTTTTACTTAGCTAGCACAGGATTAGGACTATTAGTATTTGCGACACTATGGGGCGCTTTAGGAGATATTAAGGATCGCAACAAGGTTCTTGCACTTATCTTTGCCGGATTTGGTGTAGGACAACTTCTATTTGGGTTGTTTGAATCAGATTATGCTTTACTAGGAGCATCATTGTTTAGTGGTGTATTTTTTGCTGGGGTTTTAGTTAATGTTTACTCATATATAAACGATTCTTTTAAAGAAGAGCAAGAGCGGAATAAAATGCTTAGTTATACAGTTTCCATGTATTTACTAGGGGGAGCGATTGCATATATTATAGGTGGAATAATTACAGACTTAATTAGTCCAAATTACAACATAGTATTTATTATACAAGCCATGCTATTATTAATATTTGCAGGATATATATATTTTAGTAAACCAGACTTAGTTGATACTGATCATCATATAACTAGAAGACATTTCTGGGTTAATATAAAACAAGTGTTTAAGTTACCTTGGGTACCAATTTATACTATTACATTAACTTTTTTTATTAGTTTTTCTCATAATAATGTTAGGAGATGGCTTGATTATTATGTTATAGATGAAGGTTTTAGCGCTACTACTTTAGGTATTGTAGTATTTGTAGCAGGAATTGTAAGCTTGATTTCTAATGTATATATTGCACCTTTCTTCTTAAAGAGAATGCATAATTTTAGGTTCTTACAGATCCAGTTTATCTTTGCACCAATCTTCCTTTTTTTCGCATTTACAACGAAAGATTTGATGTTAGGATTATTTACATATTATATGGGATATACCTTAATTCTTGCGGTTTATGAACCAACAGCAATAAGTTTCATGTCTGACAATAAAGCCGTTTCCCAAGGTGTATTGGTTGGAGTCAGGCAAAGTATTGTAGGATTAGGAACCACCATAGGATTTATAGTAGGTGGGATTCTATATGAAGTAGAACATTTATATGTTTACTATTTAGCAGTTGGGTTTTATATTATTGTTTTTATTGGTTTTTCTGTACTAATAATGATAAAATACAAAGAAGTTAAAGAATATCGTCAAAATTATGTTAAGGAGGCAAAAAATGATTGA
- the nfuA gene encoding Fe/S biogenesis protein NfuA encodes MEDTMIEKQVKEILHKVRPYLQRDGGDVKYVRYEDGIVYVEMMGACVGCSALDSTLKDGIEAILLEEVPGIIGVENI; translated from the coding sequence ATGGAAGATACAATGATTGAAAAGCAAGTAAAAGAAATACTTCACAAAGTGAGACCATACTTACAAAGAGATGGTGGAGATGTGAAGTATGTACGATATGAAGATGGAATCGTATATGTAGAGATGATGGGAGCATGCGTTGGATGTAGTGCCCTTGATTCGACTTTAAAAGACGGTATTGAAGCTATATTATTAGAAGAAGTACCGGGAATTATCGGTGTTGAGAACATTTAA
- the yugI gene encoding General stress protein 13, translating into MKKGSSVKGEITAIKPYGAFVKVGNEYDGLIHISEFSDGFVRSIDDYVSVGDIIELKVISVNNNKLSLSFKELHKRKKRYNITLKEGFSPLKKELVQWLNDYKFESDE; encoded by the coding sequence ATGAAAAAAGGAAGCAGTGTTAAAGGGGAGATTACTGCAATAAAGCCATACGGGGCATTTGTAAAAGTTGGAAATGAGTATGATGGATTAATCCATATTTCCGAGTTCAGTGATGGTTTTGTTCGTAGCATAGATGACTACGTTTCCGTTGGAGATATTATAGAGCTAAAAGTTATAAGTGTTAATAATAATAAATTATCACTTAGTTTTAAGGAATTACATAAGCGAAAGAAACGCTATAATATTACCCTTAAGGAAGGTTTTTCTCCTTTAAAAAAAGAATTGGTTCAGTGGTTGAATGACTACAAGTTTGAAAGCGATGAATAA
- the pgi gene encoding Glucose-6-phosphate isomerase — translation MSKYIKVDYSNALPFVKNGEMALLEQEIKKAHNDIHNKTGLGNDFLGWVTLPENYDKDEFGRIKKSAAKIRRDSEVLLVIGIGGSYLGAKAAIDMLNKHFDKNRKVEVIFVGHHISSTYMMDLLDYIDGKDFSINVISKSGTTTEPAIAFRTFKKVLIDKYGKVGANKRIYATTDKAKGALRTLADKEGYETYVVPDNVGGRYSVLTPVGLLAIAATGVDIDAIMKGALDAKNEYSEPSLDNEAYKYVAIRNLLYRNGKKIEMLVNYEPSLFFVGEWWKQLFGESEGKDHLGIFPASASFSTDLHSLGQYIQDGERHLFETVINVEKPRREMAVLEDERDLDGLNYLAGKSVDYVNKKAFLGTLLAHTDGGVPNIIINVPELTPYTFGYMVYFFEIACGVSGYVLGVNPFNQPGVEDYKRNMFGLLEKPGYEEITKELKARLKK, via the coding sequence ATGAGTAAATATATCAAGGTTGATTATAGTAATGCATTACCTTTTGTTAAAAATGGGGAAATGGCTTTATTAGAACAAGAAATTAAAAAGGCACACAATGATATTCACAATAAAACAGGGCTTGGAAATGACTTTTTGGGATGGGTTACTTTACCTGAAAATTATGATAAAGATGAGTTTGGTAGAATCAAAAAATCAGCAGCTAAAATTAGAAGAGATTCTGAGGTATTACTTGTTATTGGTATTGGGGGATCATATCTAGGAGCAAAGGCTGCTATTGATATGTTAAATAAGCATTTTGATAAAAATAGAAAAGTTGAAGTTATTTTTGTTGGACATCACATTTCAAGTACATACATGATGGATTTATTAGATTACATTGATGGAAAAGACTTTAGTATCAATGTTATTAGTAAGTCAGGAACTACAACTGAACCTGCAATTGCTTTCCGTACTTTTAAGAAAGTTTTAATTGATAAATATGGAAAAGTAGGGGCAAATAAAAGGATTTACGCAACTACTGATAAAGCTAAAGGAGCTTTAAGAACTTTAGCAGACAAAGAGGGTTATGAGACTTATGTTGTACCAGATAATGTTGGAGGAAGATATAGTGTTTTAACACCGGTCGGATTATTAGCTATAGCCGCTACAGGGGTTGACATAGATGCAATTATGAAAGGGGCACTAGACGCAAAAAATGAATATAGTGAACCTTCTTTAGATAATGAAGCTTATAAGTATGTAGCAATTAGAAATCTACTTTATAGAAATGGTAAGAAGATTGAGATGTTAGTAAACTATGAACCATCATTATTCTTCGTAGGGGAATGGTGGAAGCAATTATTTGGTGAAAGTGAAGGGAAAGATCACTTAGGAATTTTCCCAGCAAGCGCATCATTTAGTACTGATCTACACAGTTTAGGACAATACATCCAAGATGGTGAAAGACATTTGTTTGAAACAGTAATAAATGTAGAAAAGCCAAGAAGAGAAATGGCTGTATTAGAAGATGAACGAGATCTTGATGGTTTAAATTACTTAGCTGGAAAATCCGTTGATTATGTCAATAAAAAAGCATTTTTAGGGACATTGTTAGCTCATACTGATGGTGGTGTTCCAAACATTATAATTAATGTTCCAGAATTAACTCCTTATACTTTTGGATACATGGTTTATTTCTTTGAAATAGCATGTGGAGTTAGTGGTTATGTATTAGGTGTTAATCCTTTTAATCAACCAGGTGTTGAAGACTATAAAAGAAATATGTTTGGTTTATTAGAAAAACCAGGATATGAAGAAATTACTAAAGAACTAAAAGCAAGATTAAAAAAATAA
- a CDS encoding EamA-like transporter family protein, translated as MSKKRTYSEIALIFTTVIWGLGFPITKLAINSGFGPNTIMVGRFFTASILLGLVYFKRLKKINKIYLVTGTITGLFLFFGFYFQTLGNVYTTASKNGFITQLNIVFVPYLYFLFFKKKVDFYNIIAVVVAVIGMFLMFYSKNEFNSFNIGDFYTIICAILVAFNIITGSFYQKKYDLDPAVFIFVNIIVSCVLSLLFMAVSETLPNVEILDYWPLLFLGVLNTGLGFLVQGYALKYSLPTRVSLIVTLESVVAAIGAVLIINEVLSLNIVIGGFMIVSAVIVSEIKPFNKLKQKT; from the coding sequence ATGAGTAAAAAGAGAACATATTCAGAAATAGCACTGATATTTACAACTGTAATATGGGGATTAGGATTTCCTATTACTAAATTAGCTATTAATAGTGGATTTGGTCCAAACACAATAATGGTTGGACGCTTTTTTACTGCATCAATTCTTCTAGGGTTAGTATATTTTAAGAGACTTAAAAAGATAAATAAAATATACTTAGTAACTGGAACAATAACTGGACTATTCCTATTCTTTGGATTCTACTTCCAAACATTGGGAAACGTCTATACAACGGCATCTAAAAATGGATTTATTACACAGTTAAATATTGTTTTTGTACCTTATTTGTACTTTTTATTCTTCAAGAAAAAGGTTGATTTTTACAACATAATTGCTGTGGTAGTAGCTGTTATTGGAATGTTCTTAATGTTCTATAGTAAGAACGAATTTAACTCATTTAACATTGGTGATTTCTATACAATCATATGTGCTATTCTGGTGGCTTTTAATATTATAACTGGTTCTTTCTATCAAAAGAAATATGATTTAGATCCAGCAGTATTCATTTTTGTTAATATTATTGTATCTTGTGTTTTATCATTATTATTTATGGCAGTTTCTGAAACATTACCTAATGTAGAAATATTAGATTACTGGCCATTGTTGTTCTTAGGTGTTTTAAATACGGGTCTTGGATTCTTGGTTCAAGGATACGCTCTTAAGTACAGCTTGCCAACTAGAGTTAGCTTAATTGTGACATTAGAAAGTGTTGTAGCTGCAATAGGAGCAGTACTTATTATAAATGAAGTATTGTCACTTAATATTGTTATTGGAGGGTTCATGATTGTTAGTGCAGTAATTGTCTCGGAAATAAAGCCTTTTAATAAACTAAAGCAGAAAACATAA
- the bmrU gene encoding Putative lipid kinase BmrU: protein MDLILYNPKSKNSKANIQTHKLVRKYKIEKKPFRLKNILKIHDMKKYLEDNKRFENIILLGGDGTINTLVNNVFDYDIKQSFHIKKNGSGNDFLRSLKNKDKNPQYIMENTLDQEETHHFINGTGFGLDGLIIDYVDKAKNKGKLSYFICSIKGMMSYVPEPLEVVIDGQKYNFEKAYMVVINNGRFVGGGMQITPNANIDDEDLDVIIVHGLSKFMLLILFSTIYLGIHTKFTKWVFYKKCKSIKATFTTPQICQSDGEKHEDVTSMEVKSSEKNIHLRAY, encoded by the coding sequence ATGGACCTAATATTATATAATCCGAAATCAAAAAACAGTAAAGCAAACATCCAAACACACAAACTAGTTAGAAAATACAAAATCGAGAAAAAACCCTTTAGATTAAAAAATATTCTGAAAATTCATGATATGAAGAAATATTTAGAAGATAATAAGCGCTTTGAGAACATCATCTTATTAGGTGGTGACGGTACTATAAACACTCTAGTAAATAATGTATTTGATTATGACATAAAGCAATCGTTTCATATTAAGAAAAATGGTTCAGGAAACGACTTCTTACGATCGCTAAAAAACAAAGATAAGAACCCCCAATATATTATGGAAAACACATTAGATCAAGAAGAGACACATCACTTTATTAATGGAACGGGATTTGGCTTAGATGGGCTAATAATTGATTATGTGGATAAAGCAAAAAACAAAGGGAAATTGAGTTACTTTATCTGTTCTATAAAAGGAATGATGAGTTATGTACCTGAACCTTTAGAAGTAGTAATTGATGGACAGAAATATAACTTTGAAAAAGCATATATGGTAGTAATAAATAATGGTAGATTCGTTGGTGGGGGAATGCAGATTACTCCTAACGCAAACATCGATGATGAGGACTTAGATGTTATCATTGTTCATGGTTTATCTAAGTTTATGCTATTAATCCTATTTTCAACAATATATTTAGGAATCCACACCAAATTTACTAAATGGGTCTTCTATAAAAAATGCAAATCCATTAAAGCAACATTCACAACACCTCAGATTTGCCAATCAGATGGTGAAAAACATGAAGATGTTACAAGTATGGAAGTTAAAAGTTCAGAAAAGAATATTCATTTAAGAGCATATTAA
- the tsaE gene encoding tRNA threonylcarbamoyladenosine biosynthesis protein TsaE yields MIIENIEEMKNFATLVSKEVFPGFILCLEGDLGAGKTTFTKYMGKGMGFTDNINSPTFTIMKIYEGDLDLNHMDVYRLNGIGSDYDLEEYIYGEGVCVIEWYKNIINSLPEEKMVIEIEIIGETRRLLKIEGTGKYEEIVKKISN; encoded by the coding sequence ATGATAATTGAGAACATTGAAGAAATGAAGAACTTTGCTACATTAGTGAGCAAGGAAGTTTTTCCAGGCTTTATTTTATGTCTTGAAGGTGATTTAGGGGCCGGAAAGACTACGTTTACTAAGTATATGGGTAAAGGAATGGGTTTTACTGATAACATTAATTCACCGACTTTTACGATTATGAAAATTTATGAGGGTGATTTAGATTTAAATCATATGGATGTCTACCGATTAAATGGTATTGGTTCTGATTATGATTTGGAGGAATACATATACGGTGAAGGTGTTTGTGTTATTGAATGGTATAAAAACATCATCAATAGCTTACCTGAGGAGAAAATGGTTATTGAAATAGAGATAATCGGTGAAACTAGACGTTTATTAAAAATAGAAGGGACTGGAAAATATGAAGAAATCGTTAAAAAGATTAGTAATTGA
- the tsaB gene encoding tRNA threonylcarbamoyladenosine biosynthesis protein TsaB: MKKSLKRLVIDSATKYLYVGLFDNENNIGKFYEAGHNDHSVKLMTEIEVLFKANNLKVSDLDEIIVGIGPGSYTGLRIGVVVAKMFGWNNNIPVKTISSLALIASSYNGDKLILPEIDARRGNSFLGLYKNTDKGLELVSKEELTNLEDYKSSLTKEYEIVSIGEPNIPKVLCSKLLELVEDIHGLNPNYLRLTEAERNL; this comes from the coding sequence ATGAAGAAATCGTTAAAAAGATTAGTAATTGATTCAGCAACAAAATATCTTTATGTTGGTCTTTTTGATAATGAGAATAATATCGGAAAATTCTATGAAGCGGGGCATAATGATCATTCTGTTAAATTAATGACTGAAATTGAAGTGCTTTTTAAAGCCAACAATCTTAAAGTTAGTGATTTAGATGAGATCATAGTTGGTATTGGTCCTGGTAGTTATACTGGTCTTAGAATAGGGGTCGTTGTAGCTAAGATGTTTGGTTGGAACAACAATATTCCTGTTAAAACTATCAGTAGTTTGGCTTTGATTGCTAGCTCATATAATGGTGATAAATTAATACTACCTGAGATTGATGCAAGAAGAGGAAACTCTTTCTTAGGATTGTATAAGAATACTGATAAAGGGCTAGAATTAGTTAGTAAAGAAGAATTAACTAATCTAGAGGATTATAAGAGTTCTCTGACTAAAGAGTATGAAATCGTAAGTATTGGAGAACCCAATATACCTAAAGTACTATGCAGTAAACTTCTAGAGTTAGTTGAAGATATTCATGGACTAAATCCTAACTACTTACGACTAACTGAAGCCGAGAGAAATCTGTAG
- the macB_2 gene encoding Macrolide export ATP-binding/permease protein MacB has product MSMLQIKNLHKSYTHGSNTTHVLKGINLNIEEGSFVSILGRSGSGKTTLLNVISTLLEYDKGKIIIDGQDISKANKKKINVIRNNYIGFVFQEFNLVKDMTVLDNVATPLILNGVSFKDAREKAKEALEQVGLEQYIKVRPPELSGGQQQRVAIARAIVNDQKIILCDEPTGALDDYTAVEILNLLKELSETKTVIMVTHDEEFAKKYSNRIIMLVDGTVVKDEILSDFVFTGSNDKKIKKLKESKAGFFNLLKYSFVSMDIDKKKFGNTFRTFSISLTLFIVISVINQNLDVFTNKYLNFFVQSEVADRNIILDFIYQFLEQNITILIQFILYILIGFCIVSYLFVFTINIINKKREIAVLKAFGASQESIGILFMLRPIKFTLAIFKDTLIYTSVLMLLLNGVLDFRSILYADYYQFFVNFVQIVYGSFISLLINTESILVDFHLHYLHILPIFGIVLVLFMIGSLIPAYRISRSNTIRMLASE; this is encoded by the coding sequence ATGAGCATGCTTCAAATCAAGAATCTACATAAGAGCTATACCCATGGTAGCAACACCACACATGTCCTAAAAGGGATTAATTTGAATATAGAAGAAGGTAGTTTTGTATCGATCCTCGGTAGAAGTGGATCGGGAAAAACTACACTTTTAAACGTAATAAGCACATTATTGGAGTATGATAAAGGTAAAATCATCATAGATGGCCAAGATATTTCTAAAGCAAATAAGAAGAAAATTAATGTAATCAGAAATAACTATATTGGATTTGTATTTCAAGAATTCAATTTAGTTAAAGATATGACAGTTCTAGATAATGTAGCTACACCATTAATTCTTAATGGTGTTAGTTTTAAAGACGCTAGGGAAAAGGCTAAAGAAGCTTTGGAACAAGTCGGATTGGAACAATACATAAAAGTAAGACCGCCTGAACTAAGTGGTGGGCAACAACAACGTGTAGCAATTGCAAGAGCTATTGTTAATGATCAAAAAATTATTCTTTGTGATGAGCCAACTGGAGCTCTTGATGATTATACTGCTGTTGAGATATTGAATTTATTAAAAGAATTATCTGAAACAAAAACTGTCATAATGGTTACTCATGATGAGGAATTTGCCAAGAAATATAGTAACCGTATCATTATGTTAGTTGATGGAACAGTAGTAAAGGACGAAATCTTAAGCGATTTCGTATTTACTGGTAGTAATGACAAAAAAATTAAGAAGTTAAAGGAAAGCAAAGCTGGTTTCTTTAATCTTTTGAAGTACTCCTTTGTGAGTATGGATATTGATAAGAAGAAATTCGGTAATACGTTTAGGACGTTTAGCATTTCTTTAACTCTTTTTATTGTGATAAGTGTTATTAATCAAAATTTAGATGTATTTACTAATAAATACCTAAACTTTTTTGTTCAAAGTGAAGTGGCAGATAGGAATATTATTCTAGACTTCATCTATCAATTCTTAGAACAAAACATAACTATCTTAATTCAATTTATTTTGTATATTCTAATTGGCTTCTGTATTGTCAGTTACCTATTTGTTTTTACAATAAACATTATTAATAAGAAAAGGGAAATTGCTGTATTAAAGGCTTTTGGAGCTTCTCAAGAATCTATAGGAATCTTGTTTATGCTTCGTCCAATTAAGTTTACATTAGCAATTTTTAAAGATACACTTATTTATACTTCGGTATTAATGTTGCTCTTAAACGGAGTACTTGATTTTAGAAGTATTCTATATGCTGATTACTATCAATTTTTCGTAAACTTTGTGCAAATAGTTTACGGTTCATTTATATCACTGCTCATAAACACGGAGAGTATTTTAGTGGACTTCCACTTACATTATCTCCATATCTTACCAATATTTGGTATAGTACTCGTTTTATTCATGATAGGTAGTTTGATTCCAGCCTATAGAATATCACGTAGTAATACGATTAGGATGCTAGCCAGCGAATGA